A single genomic interval of Zobellia nedashkovskayae harbors:
- a CDS encoding monoheme cytochrome C encodes MEKQNHDKLKKDFRSFYKVLVIVCASIGVFVVALVYLIKNPDISIFKGSEPDSEIVTVPVEEDDFDKIENGIHVRTGFVEGPGMMEIVQNCTNCHSAKLVIQNRMNKERWKATIKWMQETQNLWDLGENEDIIIDYLVTNYPPQKKGRRTVLTDIDWYELKD; translated from the coding sequence ATGGAAAAGCAAAATCATGATAAACTAAAAAAGGATTTTCGGAGTTTTTATAAGGTGCTTGTTATCGTTTGCGCTAGTATTGGCGTTTTTGTCGTTGCATTAGTGTATCTGATAAAAAACCCAGATATATCAATTTTTAAGGGTTCTGAGCCTGATTCAGAAATAGTTACCGTACCAGTTGAAGAAGATGATTTTGATAAAATTGAAAACGGCATTCACGTGCGTACCGGTTTCGTTGAAGGTCCTGGAATGATGGAGATCGTTCAAAATTGCACCAATTGTCATTCGGCCAAGCTGGTCATCCAGAACCGAATGAACAAAGAACGCTGGAAAGCAACCATCAAATGGATGCAGGAAACCCAAAATTTATGGGACTTAGGAGAAAATGAAGATATTATCATAGATTATCTGGTTACGAATTATCCGCCTCAAAAGAAGGGTAGAAGAACGGTTCTTACAGATATTGATTGGTACGAATTGAAAGATTAA
- a CDS encoding sulfite oxidase, whose protein sequence is MQRRKFIGKAALASLASIVGADIVYGSKMVENYIPLALQDPDPFKLFNKDKEMVVLNDKPWNMEAQAHLLDDNITPNKYIFIRNNGLVPEEIDVKNWTLTIDGESVKQKKTYTLDELKSKFKQHTYQLTLECGGNGRSEFDPPAKGNQWTIGAVYCASWTGIRLRDVLEDVGIKDDAVYFGYHAADIHLSRDPTKEPISRGAPMAKALQDETILAFKMNGEDIPLAHGYPLRVVAGGWPASVSGKWLQRISVRNIVHDGTKMTGTAYRMPCKPVAPGAKVADEDMCIIESMPVKSLITYPKSGATISKGKTLTVRGHAWAGELQVAKMEYSIDFGATWKTCVLDKPANRLAWQHFSAEVDFPQEGYYEVWAKATDSNGVAQPMLLPGWNPKGYLNNACHRIAVKIA, encoded by the coding sequence TGCAAGACCCAGACCCTTTTAAATTATTCAACAAAGACAAGGAAATGGTCGTTTTGAACGACAAGCCTTGGAATATGGAAGCTCAGGCTCATTTGTTAGATGATAACATCACGCCTAACAAGTATATTTTTATTCGTAATAATGGACTTGTACCAGAAGAGATAGATGTAAAGAACTGGACGCTTACCATAGACGGTGAATCTGTTAAACAAAAGAAAACCTACACTTTGGACGAGCTTAAATCAAAATTTAAACAACACACCTACCAATTAACCTTAGAATGCGGCGGTAATGGAAGGAGCGAGTTTGATCCGCCAGCTAAAGGAAACCAATGGACTATTGGCGCTGTTTATTGCGCTAGTTGGACGGGTATTAGACTTCGTGATGTGCTAGAGGATGTAGGTATAAAAGATGATGCCGTATATTTTGGTTATCACGCAGCAGATATTCACTTAAGTAGAGACCCTACAAAAGAACCCATTTCACGAGGCGCGCCAATGGCAAAAGCACTACAAGATGAAACTATATTGGCATTTAAAATGAATGGCGAAGATATTCCTTTGGCGCACGGTTATCCACTTCGTGTGGTTGCTGGAGGGTGGCCAGCTTCGGTTTCGGGTAAATGGTTGCAAAGAATAAGTGTTCGGAATATCGTGCATGACGGTACTAAAATGACGGGTACTGCCTATCGCATGCCTTGTAAGCCTGTTGCTCCAGGTGCTAAAGTAGCTGATGAGGATATGTGCATCATTGAATCGATGCCAGTAAAATCATTAATTACCTATCCAAAATCTGGTGCTACCATTTCTAAAGGAAAAACATTAACTGTTAGAGGACATGCTTGGGCCGGTGAGTTACAGGTTGCTAAAATGGAGTATTCCATAGATTTTGGAGCTACTTGGAAAACATGCGTGCTAGATAAACCTGCGAACCGTTTGGCATGGCAACATTTTTCTGCAGAGGTAGATTTTCCGCAAGAAGGGTATTATGAAGTTTGGGCAAAGGCTACTGATTCTAATGGTGTTGCTCAACCTATGTTGCTTCCCGGTTGGAACCCAAAAGGATACTTAAACAATGCTTGTCATAGAATAGCTGTAAAAATCGCATAG